Proteins found in one Enterococcus sp. 9D6_DIV0238 genomic segment:
- a CDS encoding SIR2 family protein, with product MDNYYTENEFNELVDSLAGAVKNFNLVVFVGAGISLSQGYPNWNGYIEKLIHFWQFNIQHVAGGKIEVSNKLLSQFDEILRSKNGPKRKIDLLHTLLHDILGEDFDDVKLNFEKYFFKEVVPDYLENSVLVELIKLDPIFITSNYDFEIEKHLKRIKQKDAFKTINNLHEFTSWSSRLISGDILHLHGTTEGEGHYFVNSSLDYSRQYLKETQEFQKLRTWFETKQPIVLFLGSSMEEEEILSLLPATSKNFAMMKAERNESPEFRELYNQTYQKNNRTTIFWYGDTYSDLPKEVEKVVSAVQKKLEVSKSSEDWAILHSISTDNEIYQKTLEKYSEDERYLSDIFKTDDIDMQKKILKITLCSSILLKKICNISSFWNMVSKNFNVIDTEQLKRIIEIFKVERLNMYCQDLFEVYEQLLNSDNILKEDINEIRKHLAQNQSLVNTSFSEDSDLVGYWLSEQFQQENSPHRNIFYGEQSLKINLRSELILPIIESIKDEGIYRYWPFNDIVSMGGLIEIIYNSLLDEKLLFEDTFILENFPEPLLETRLFQRMLVNFDNEKKQPSPILKKLIAKIDFTDTVFGTELNEFVKNHQIEIGDKALKPYKNAIESEPICVVHPRSFIDSSQILKENEESILEILLGSQDESFSQREDFYSEKTNKETSNYLLNLLGKDDVVSQKIEKIIIDKGSLLYPKFDRLFLKILTDDYNSELKDKALNIFLEKFNLDSFSWEEKFFFQELISKKEFEHKAFEKLFQVNVNNLNYNYVYTNKERPELIELDDFINTELGRYLNILILLNKKDKSKRGVIKEIVSKVSFDQFREFTQGALTTTDNSADLENVTINTFQGYSFSISGFMKGDLDKFKLIGQELLKKGYVNNVNQNNLFLLALSKINPSDEEMEINWNNINFSWMLVFVLQSESEFEYEEEWLREIMLHDKEGNFGRDILYYLDEDSTLLFKGEKILQIFGENIADYKGKVNIHSLTDSLKEQKNREKKDLLIKLFFLLLENSKIEKSYFGSSTLLSIMQQLPLESKKRLAGHANLSTVLSPLEIDELKRAID from the coding sequence ATGGACAACTATTATACAGAAAACGAATTTAATGAGTTAGTTGATTCATTAGCAGGAGCAGTAAAAAACTTTAATCTAGTTGTTTTTGTAGGAGCAGGTATTTCACTTTCGCAAGGATATCCTAACTGGAATGGTTATATTGAAAAATTAATTCATTTTTGGCAATTCAATATACAACATGTTGCGGGGGGAAAGATAGAAGTATCAAATAAATTACTTTCGCAATTTGATGAAATCTTGAGATCAAAAAATGGTCCAAAAAGAAAGATTGATTTATTACATACTTTGTTGCACGATATTTTGGGAGAAGACTTTGACGATGTAAAGCTTAATTTTGAAAAATATTTTTTTAAAGAAGTCGTACCAGATTATTTAGAAAATAGTGTGTTAGTTGAATTGATAAAATTAGATCCAATCTTTATAACTTCAAATTATGATTTCGAAATTGAGAAACATTTGAAACGTATCAAGCAGAAAGATGCATTTAAAACTATAAATAATCTACATGAATTCACCAGTTGGAGTAGTAGACTAATATCAGGTGATATTTTGCATTTACATGGAACAACTGAAGGAGAAGGGCATTATTTTGTTAATTCATCCTTGGATTATTCTAGGCAATATTTAAAAGAGACACAGGAATTTCAGAAGTTAAGAACATGGTTTGAAACGAAACAACCTATTGTTTTATTTCTTGGAAGTAGTATGGAAGAAGAAGAGATTTTATCCTTATTACCAGCAACTTCTAAAAATTTTGCTATGATGAAAGCAGAGCGGAATGAATCTCCAGAGTTTAGAGAACTTTATAATCAAACCTATCAAAAAAATAATCGTACAACCATTTTTTGGTATGGTGATACTTATAGCGATTTGCCAAAAGAAGTAGAGAAAGTGGTAAGTGCCGTTCAGAAAAAATTAGAAGTATCTAAGTCTAGTGAGGATTGGGCTATACTTCATAGTATATCAACCGATAATGAAATTTATCAGAAAACACTTGAAAAATATTCAGAAGATGAACGATATTTATCCGATATTTTTAAAACGGATGATATCGATATGCAAAAAAAGATTTTAAAAATTACGCTATGCAGCTCAATTTTATTGAAGAAAATTTGCAATATAAGTAGTTTTTGGAATATGGTTAGTAAAAATTTTAATGTTATAGACACTGAACAACTCAAAAGAATTATTGAAATTTTTAAGGTTGAAAGACTAAATATGTACTGCCAAGATCTTTTTGAAGTATATGAACAACTTTTGAACTCAGATAATATTCTAAAGGAAGATATTAATGAAATAAGAAAACATCTGGCACAAAACCAATCGTTAGTTAATACCTCTTTTTCTGAAGATTCAGATTTGGTGGGGTATTGGTTAAGTGAACAATTTCAGCAAGAAAACTCACCCCATAGAAATATTTTTTACGGTGAACAAAGTCTTAAAATTAATCTTAGAAGTGAATTGATTCTGCCAATTATCGAGTCAATAAAAGACGAAGGAATATATCGCTATTGGCCTTTTAATGACATTGTTTCAATGGGTGGATTAATAGAAATTATCTATAATTCTCTCTTAGATGAAAAATTATTGTTCGAAGATACGTTTATTTTAGAGAATTTCCCCGAACCTTTACTGGAAACGCGTTTATTTCAGCGAATGCTAGTTAATTTTGATAATGAAAAGAAACAGCCTAGTCCAATTCTAAAAAAGTTAATAGCTAAAATTGATTTTACTGACACTGTTTTTGGAACTGAGTTAAATGAATTTGTAAAAAATCATCAAATAGAAATAGGAGACAAGGCTCTTAAACCTTATAAAAATGCAATTGAATCAGAACCAATTTGTGTTGTTCATCCTCGTTCATTTATAGACAGTAGCCAGATTCTTAAAGAGAATGAAGAATCCATCTTGGAGATTTTATTAGGTAGTCAAGATGAGTCATTTTCACAGAGAGAAGACTTTTATTCTGAAAAAACAAATAAAGAAACTTCCAATTATTTGTTAAATTTATTGGGAAAAGATGATGTAGTTTCGCAAAAAATAGAAAAGATAATTATTGATAAGGGGTCACTGCTATATCCAAAATTTGATAGACTGTTTCTCAAAATTTTAACGGATGATTATAATTCTGAGTTAAAAGATAAGGCTTTAAATATATTTTTAGAAAAATTCAATTTAGATAGCTTTAGTTGGGAAGAAAAATTCTTCTTTCAAGAGTTGATTTCTAAAAAAGAATTTGAACATAAAGCGTTTGAAAAGCTATTTCAAGTTAACGTTAATAATCTTAATTATAATTATGTGTATACAAATAAAGAGAGGCCTGAATTAATTGAACTTGATGATTTTATTAATACTGAGTTAGGAAGGTATTTGAATATACTGATATTACTAAACAAAAAGGACAAATCTAAACGTGGTGTAATTAAAGAGATTGTATCTAAAGTTAGTTTTGATCAATTTAGAGAATTTACACAGGGAGCTTTGACAACAACTGACAATTCAGCAGATTTAGAAAATGTTACGATCAATACTTTCCAAGGATATTCTTTTTCAATAAGCGGGTTCATGAAAGGTGATTTAGACAAATTTAAGCTTATAGGTCAAGAGTTACTAAAAAAAGGCTATGTAAACAATGTGAATCAAAATAATCTGTTCTTGCTTGCTCTATCTAAGATAAACCCTAGTGATGAAGAAATGGAGATAAATTGGAATAACATCAATTTTTCTTGGATGCTTGTTTTTGTTCTTCAAAGTGAATCTGAGTTTGAGTATGAAGAGGAGTGGCTTCGAGAAATAATGCTGCATGATAAGGAAGGGAATTTTGGAAGAGACATTTTGTATTATTTAGACGAAGATAGCACTTTATTATTTAAAGGAGAAAAGATTTTACAGATATTTGGCGAAAATATTGCTGATTACAAAGGGAAGGTAAACATTCATTCACTTACTGATAGTCTTAAAGAACAAAAAAATAGAGAGAAAAAAGATTTATTGATTAAGCTGTTCTTTTTATTGTTAGAAAATTCAAAAATTGAAAAAAGTTATTTTGGCAGTAGTACTTTATTAAGCATCATGCAACAATTACCTTTGGAATCAAAGAAAAGACTTGCAGGTCATGCAAATCTTTCAACGGTTCTTTCACCATTAGAGATTGATGAGTTGAAAAGAGCTATTGATTAA
- a CDS encoding helix-turn-helix domain-containing protein, giving the protein MTSLKIIFANNVKAIRQDKKLSQEGLAYVCKLHRTYISDIERGKRNVSIDNIEKIALALEVKPYELLIKK; this is encoded by the coding sequence ATGACTTCATTAAAAATTATTTTTGCAAATAATGTTAAAGCAATTCGGCAAGATAAAAAATTATCCCAAGAGGGACTTGCCTACGTTTGTAAGCTGCATCGTACTTATATTTCTGATATTGAACGAGGGAAACGTAATGTTTCGATTGATAATATTGAAAAAATCGCTCTTGCACTAGAAGTAAAACCTTATGAGTTATTGATAAAGAAATAA
- a CDS encoding HsdM family class I SAM-dependent methyltransferase — translation MNDKELKKLKDDLWTTAIDMRANSNLSAHDYAEPILGLIFLRFADAKYKKFEKSIEEEFEKRQKSTRISANKSEIALELAGIYVPDDARYDYLLNLPEKEDVIAPAIVNAMTEMERYASSVEGALPKEKYKEIPATNLKNLLKNFKDIPTEGSVDIFGEIYEFFLGKFAMAEGQGGGVFYTPASVVQYMVEVVQPKKGRILDPACGSGGMFVQSALYAKKHGYNPNALRAYGVEKEPATVKLAQLNLLLHNMNGDITQANSFYEDPYTSYEKFDFVFANPPFNVRGVEYERVCNQKRFNEYGIPRNSSKNDEIEKVPNANYLWINQFATALKKDGKAALVMPNGASTAGDGEQKEIRRRLLESGHVFQIVVLPSNMFNTVTLPATLWFFDKSKKHDEILFINADKKELYTQVDRAHRKFDEAHIKNLALITRLYEENTQEYEELKSWYQANIDLNDDQKEYWQKQLNWVNEQFPEGMYQDIPGLCSVVPVHGENSIESKDWSLSPGLYVGVEEMEADEEPFEEKMERLTKQLSEQFQQSNELEKEIRHALGGIGYEI, via the coding sequence TTGAATGATAAAGAATTAAAAAAACTGAAAGACGATCTTTGGACGACGGCGATTGATATGCGTGCCAACTCTAATTTAAGTGCCCATGATTATGCTGAACCCATTTTAGGGCTAATTTTTTTGCGTTTTGCTGACGCTAAATATAAAAAATTTGAAAAATCTATTGAAGAAGAATTTGAAAAAAGACAAAAAAGTACACGTATTTCAGCAAATAAAAGTGAAATTGCCCTTGAATTAGCAGGAATTTATGTACCAGATGACGCAAGGTACGATTATTTATTAAATCTTCCAGAAAAAGAAGATGTTATCGCACCAGCAATTGTGAATGCAATGACAGAAATGGAAAGATACGCATCTTCTGTAGAAGGAGCATTACCCAAAGAAAAATACAAAGAAATACCAGCAACGAATTTAAAAAATTTGCTGAAGAATTTCAAAGATATTCCAACAGAGGGCTCAGTTGATATTTTTGGAGAAATCTACGAGTTCTTTCTTGGAAAATTTGCCATGGCTGAAGGACAAGGTGGCGGTGTCTTTTACACCCCAGCATCAGTTGTTCAATATATGGTAGAAGTTGTCCAACCCAAAAAAGGTAGAATATTAGATCCGGCATGTGGCTCAGGAGGAATGTTTGTTCAATCGGCTCTTTATGCGAAAAAACATGGCTATAATCCAAATGCTTTAAGAGCCTATGGGGTTGAAAAAGAACCGGCAACTGTAAAATTAGCACAATTGAATTTATTGCTTCATAACATGAATGGAGATATTACTCAAGCCAATTCATTTTACGAAGATCCCTACACGAGCTATGAAAAGTTTGATTTTGTTTTTGCCAATCCTCCGTTTAATGTAAGAGGTGTCGAATACGAGCGCGTATGCAATCAAAAAAGATTTAATGAATATGGCATTCCAAGAAATTCTAGTAAAAATGATGAAATTGAGAAAGTCCCAAATGCCAATTACTTATGGATTAATCAATTTGCTACTGCATTGAAAAAAGATGGAAAAGCAGCATTAGTTATGCCAAATGGAGCTTCCACGGCAGGAGATGGTGAACAAAAAGAGATACGAAGAAGATTGTTAGAAAGTGGACATGTTTTTCAAATTGTTGTGTTACCTTCAAATATGTTTAATACAGTAACTTTACCAGCAACTCTTTGGTTTTTTGATAAATCAAAAAAACATGATGAAATTTTGTTTATTAATGCAGATAAAAAAGAATTATACACACAGGTAGATCGTGCACATCGTAAATTTGATGAAGCACATATTAAAAATCTTGCTTTGATTACAAGATTGTATGAAGAAAACACCCAAGAGTATGAAGAACTCAAAAGCTGGTATCAAGCAAATATTGATTTAAACGATGACCAAAAGGAATATTGGCAAAAACAACTAAATTGGGTCAATGAACAATTTCCAGAAGGAATGTATCAGGATATACCAGGATTATGTAGTGTTGTTCCAGTTCATGGAGAAAACAGCATTGAATCAAAAGATTGGAGTTTATCCCCTGGTTTATATGTTGGTGTGGAAGAGATGGAAGCAGATGAAGAACCATTTGAAGAGAAGATGGAAAGATTAACGAAGCAATTATCGGAACAGTTCCAACAATCAAATGAGTTGGAAAAAGAAATTCGCCATGCCCTAGGAGGGATAGGGTATGAGATTTGA
- a CDS encoding restriction endonuclease subunit S, with product MRFEEYILKDIVDIRSSKRIYYKDYVSQGIPFYRSKEIIKKSQGVYLEELLFINQEKFTEIKKKYGVPKEGDMLLTSVGTIGVPYLVKENEEFYFKDGNLTWFTNFSNDLSNEYLFYWLISPIGKRKLESIQIGTSQKALTMIKLKEICIKLPKIDYQQKVVTILNRLRKKIELNDQIINTLEETATTLFNHWFIDFEFPDKSGNPYKSSGGKMIESELGEIPEGWEVSSLKNITEIIMGQSPKGTSYNNEDMGLPLINGASDFKNGFVNPKKYTTEPKKVTKQADIIFGVRATIGNPTIVQQEYAIGRGAGIARVKNNHYQEFVFLLLEEMFKYFANTGSGSVYINISKNDFESYKFISPSFEVILKFHESVMSIFELIANKRIEIESLKELRDTLLPKLLSGEIELE from the coding sequence ATGAGATTTGAAGAATATATACTTAAGGATATTGTAGATATTCGCTCAAGTAAAAGAATATATTATAAAGATTATGTTTCCCAAGGAATTCCATTTTATCGTTCTAAGGAAATTATAAAAAAAAGTCAAGGAGTTTATCTAGAAGAATTATTATTCATAAATCAAGAAAAATTTACTGAAATTAAAAAAAAGTATGGAGTTCCTAAAGAGGGGGATATGCTACTAACTTCGGTTGGAACAATTGGAGTACCTTACCTAGTGAAAGAAAATGAGGAGTTTTATTTTAAAGATGGAAACTTGACATGGTTTACTAATTTTAGCAATGATTTATCAAATGAATATTTGTTTTATTGGTTGATATCACCAATAGGAAAAAGAAAGCTAGAGAGTATTCAAATTGGTACATCTCAAAAAGCATTAACTATGATTAAGTTAAAAGAAATATGTATCAAGCTACCTAAAATTGATTATCAGCAAAAGGTAGTAACTATTCTAAATAGACTTAGAAAAAAAATCGAACTCAACGATCAAATTATAAACACTTTAGAAGAAACAGCAACGACTCTTTTCAACCATTGGTTCATTGATTTTGAATTTCCAGATAAAAGTGGAAATCCATACAAATCAAGCGGTGGGAAAATGATTGAAAGTGAACTGGGTGAAATTCCAGAAGGATGGGAAGTAAGCTCATTAAAGAATATTACAGAAATTATTATGGGACAATCACCAAAAGGAACATCATATAATAATGAGGATATGGGCTTACCACTAATCAATGGTGCGAGTGATTTTAAGAATGGTTTTGTTAACCCCAAAAAGTATACTACTGAGCCTAAAAAAGTGACAAAACAAGCTGATATTATTTTTGGAGTTCGAGCAACTATTGGGAATCCAACAATTGTTCAGCAAGAATATGCGATCGGTAGAGGAGCAGGTATAGCAAGAGTTAAAAATAATCATTATCAAGAATTTGTATTTTTGTTATTAGAAGAAATGTTTAAATATTTTGCGAATACGGGATCAGGAAGTGTGTATATTAATATTTCTAAAAATGATTTTGAAAGTTATAAGTTTATAAGTCCATCATTTGAAGTAATATTGAAGTTTCATGAATCTGTAATGAGTATTTTTGAATTGATTGCAAACAAAAGAATTGAAATTGAATCCTTAAAAGAACTTAGAGATACTCTACTCCCAAAACTTCTTTCGGGAGAAATTGAACTAGAATAA
- a CDS encoding type I restriction endonuclease subunit R, producing MVDFITEDDLELRIMEEFEDLGYSLLNAYTKTNSSLKDGTHRQTKKQIVLPDVLLEYARKLNPSIPDALIVEEVQAIIKDDSLNSRLLKDKNYEYYQSLINGINIKFALNDEEQIETLKLIDFEHPENNSFIAARQVWIAGEIGYRRPDIIVYINGLPLVWIELKKPSENVQLGYSKNLMDQKKDIPQLFFFNQLCIISNGHITKAGSYNSTFSHYFEWLKIEDEKEVIDRTKIHDEELSIQYLLKGLMPKAKLLDYIENFILYLNKDTKIVAKNHQFLGVNHAIEAFENREARNGKLGVFWHTQGSGKSFSMVMYVRKIRRKFAGNYTFLLVTDRNDLDSQLIKNFVRTGVVEDTNMVKPKSGLQLRKLLKSNISMIFTTIQKFRYDKYKDFPLLSERKDIIVIVDEAHRTQYKNLAENMRKGIPNAQYIAFTGTPLLGSKQLTYDYFGKPVSEYTFNDSINDGATVPLFYTKKVPTVNLNNDLLNDEFLDIIDKEELTDEERKKLENKYRSSLNVMKRDDRLDEVAQYIVKHFPKRGFLGKGMVISVDKYATVMMYNKVQEHWKKRIRAINSKLQQTDSHEEKEALLKEKTFMNSVEMAVVVSEESGEEEKFERFGLDITQHRKRYHQVDDEGRDIEEQFKDPDHALQLVFVTAMWLTGFDVPSVSTLYLDKPMKSHTLMQAIARANRVYSDDKRGIKINGLIVDHVNIFHYMKKALKDYGGSHHEAELDLPVKQVDELIEMLVLTQEEMIRFCASLNIDLMEIVNAEETFSKTCKAKAAVNAVVATDEQKAQFIIYTNLLKNIYDASCPEIFHYDWDNRIYKLVQYMSKMMGNLIQNERIEDAQVKVEALLDVSVDSENLFYIKEDSDADYNKTISLSELDVESMIAKIQKSEFVNIELIELRNFIEQKLEAMLNKNETRVSFAQRYEKLVQGYNAGATANENYFEELKKFVKDLKKEDARASTEHLSEEELVLYDLLLKEKLTKEEEKQVKSAATQLYHSLMKENGKFLSVDWFKDEQPKQRVKNKIETVLDKALPDSYDKEVFQNKTETIFQFILNRAVSGRGYVGNL from the coding sequence ATGGTTGATTTTATCACGGAAGATGATCTGGAATTGCGTATTATGGAAGAATTTGAAGATTTAGGTTATTCACTTTTGAATGCTTACACAAAAACAAATTCTTCTCTTAAGGACGGAACACATCGACAGACAAAAAAACAAATCGTTTTGCCTGATGTTCTTTTAGAATACGCTCGTAAACTAAATCCTTCAATTCCAGATGCACTCATTGTTGAGGAAGTACAAGCAATTATCAAGGATGATTCTTTAAATTCTAGGTTATTAAAAGATAAAAATTATGAGTATTATCAGTCTTTAATTAATGGGATCAATATAAAATTCGCTCTTAATGATGAGGAACAGATTGAAACATTAAAGCTAATTGATTTTGAGCATCCTGAAAATAATTCTTTTATTGCCGCTCGACAAGTTTGGATTGCTGGTGAGATTGGGTACCGTCGACCTGATATTATCGTGTATATCAATGGACTCCCCTTAGTTTGGATTGAGTTAAAGAAACCAAGTGAAAATGTCCAATTAGGGTATTCAAAAAATCTGATGGATCAGAAAAAGGACATTCCGCAATTATTTTTCTTCAATCAATTATGTATTATTTCAAATGGGCATATTACGAAGGCTGGCAGCTATAATTCGACCTTCTCTCATTATTTTGAATGGCTTAAAATTGAGGATGAAAAAGAAGTGATTGATCGAACGAAAATTCATGATGAAGAGCTATCCATTCAATATTTACTTAAAGGACTTATGCCAAAGGCCAAATTACTAGATTATATTGAAAACTTTATTTTGTATTTAAATAAAGATACGAAAATCGTTGCGAAAAATCATCAATTTTTAGGTGTCAATCATGCGATTGAAGCTTTTGAGAACCGAGAAGCTAGAAATGGAAAATTAGGGGTATTTTGGCATACACAAGGCAGTGGAAAAAGTTTTTCTATGGTGATGTATGTTCGGAAAATAAGACGGAAATTTGCAGGAAACTATACCTTTTTACTTGTAACAGATCGCAATGATCTAGATTCGCAGTTAATCAAAAATTTTGTGCGAACAGGTGTGGTTGAAGATACAAACATGGTTAAACCAAAAAGTGGGTTGCAACTTAGAAAATTACTTAAAAGTAATATTTCAATGATTTTCACTACGATACAAAAATTTAGATACGATAAATACAAAGATTTTCCTCTTCTTTCTGAACGTAAAGATATTATTGTGATTGTAGATGAAGCACATCGAACCCAATATAAGAATTTAGCTGAAAACATGCGTAAGGGCATACCAAATGCACAATATATTGCTTTTACAGGAACGCCATTGTTAGGTAGCAAACAATTAACCTATGATTATTTTGGAAAGCCAGTGAGTGAATATACATTTAATGATTCCATTAATGACGGTGCCACAGTTCCTTTATTCTATACAAAAAAAGTTCCTACAGTTAATTTAAATAATGATCTATTAAATGATGAATTTTTGGATATTATTGATAAGGAAGAATTGACAGACGAAGAACGAAAGAAATTAGAGAATAAATACCGTAGTTCTTTAAATGTAATGAAGCGAGACGATCGCTTAGACGAAGTTGCTCAATACATCGTGAAACACTTTCCAAAAAGAGGTTTTTTAGGAAAAGGGATGGTTATTTCAGTCGATAAATATGCGACAGTTATGATGTATAACAAAGTGCAAGAGCATTGGAAAAAAAGAATACGAGCCATTAATTCTAAGTTGCAACAAACAGATTCTCATGAAGAGAAAGAAGCTTTATTAAAAGAGAAAACATTCATGAATAGTGTCGAAATGGCTGTTGTGGTAAGCGAAGAAAGCGGAGAAGAAGAAAAATTCGAGCGGTTTGGCTTAGATATTACGCAACATAGAAAAAGATATCACCAAGTTGATGATGAAGGTCGTGATATTGAAGAACAATTCAAAGATCCAGATCATGCTTTACAGTTAGTATTTGTAACCGCTATGTGGCTAACAGGCTTTGATGTGCCTTCTGTTTCAACGCTTTATTTAGATAAACCAATGAAGAGTCATACATTAATGCAAGCCATTGCCCGTGCGAATCGTGTGTATTCAGATGATAAACGTGGGATTAAGATCAATGGCTTGATTGTGGATCATGTGAATATTTTCCATTATATGAAAAAAGCCCTGAAAGACTACGGCGGTTCTCATCATGAGGCTGAATTAGACTTGCCAGTAAAACAAGTAGATGAGTTGATTGAAATGCTTGTTTTAACCCAAGAAGAAATGATTCGTTTTTGTGCATCCTTGAACATTGATTTAATGGAAATAGTAAATGCTGAAGAGACATTTTCAAAAACTTGTAAGGCAAAAGCAGCAGTTAATGCTGTTGTAGCAACCGATGAGCAAAAAGCACAATTTATTATTTATACGAATTTATTAAAGAATATTTATGATGCTTCTTGTCCTGAAATTTTCCACTATGATTGGGATAATCGTATCTATAAGTTGGTTCAATACATGTCAAAAATGATGGGAAATTTGATTCAAAATGAACGTATTGAAGATGCACAAGTGAAAGTTGAAGCGTTATTGGATGTGAGTGTGGATTCGGAGAATTTATTTTATATCAAAGAAGATTCAGATGCTGATTATAATAAAACAATCTCACTTTCTGAGTTAGATGTGGAATCCATGATTGCAAAAATTCAAAAATCAGAATTTGTAAATATTGAACTTATCGAATTGAGAAACTTTATCGAACAAAAATTAGAAGCAATGCTGAATAAAAATGAAACAAGAGTTTCTTTTGCTCAAAGGTATGAAAAATTAGTTCAAGGATATAACGCTGGTGCCACCGCAAATGAGAATTATTTTGAAGAGTTAAAGAAATTTGTAAAAGATTTGAAAAAAGAAGATGCTCGTGCATCAACAGAACATCTTTCCGAAGAAGAATTGGTTTTATATGATTTACTTTTGAAAGAAAAACTAACAAAAGAAGAAGAAAAGCAAGTGAAATCAGCAGCTACCCAATTGTATCATTCGTTGATGAAAGAAAACGGAAAATTTTTGAGTGTTGACTGGTTTAAAGATGAACAACCAAAACAACGAGTGAAAAATAAAATAGAAACAGTGCTTGACAAAGCATTGCCAGATTCATACGATAAAGAAGTTTTTCAAAATAAGACAGAAACCATCTTCCAATTTATCTTGAATAGAGCTGTATCAGGTAGAGGATATGTAGGGAACTTATAA